The sequence below is a genomic window from Patescibacteria group bacterium.
TTGCATTTGTAGAGGATGCTGGAAATGATAAAAAGTATCTTGATCTATTATTTACTATTGCCGGGTTTATCTACCTGGGTATATTTAAATTGGTTAATCTTAAAAATATCGGTTTATAGACCAAAGGACCATAAGGATAAAAGCAAAAGCAAATCTATAATAGGCAAAAATATTCAAACCAAATTTGGAAGCTAGCTTTAAAAAATATTTTATTGCCAGAAAAGAAGAAAATAAAGCAGCCAAAAATGAGATTGCCAGTAAGGTAATCTCGTTTTTATTTATATCTGAAGTAAATAAATCACCTAAACTCAATACTGTGGCGCCTGCGATAATAGGAATAGACATCAAAAATGATAGCCTTATTGCCTCCTCTCTCTTTAGCTTAGTTAATAATCCTGCTATAATAGTAATACCAGATCGTGAAGTACCAGGGATTAGAGCTACAGTCTGAGCTAGACCCACAAAGAACACTTTACCCAAGCTTGTTTGATTGAGATTGTTTATTTTTACGCTAATTTTTTCAATATAGATAAAAAGTAAACCAATAAGAACAAGCATAAAAGAAACTACGGGGATATTTCTAAAATTATCCTCTATATAATCTTTAAATAAAACGCCAACCAAGGCTGCAGGAATTGTAGCTATTAAAATATACCAAGATAGCTTACTGTATTCATCACTTTTTCCAATAAAACTTTTAAACCAAGATGAAAACAATTTTTTTATATCTGACCAAAAAAAGAAAATAACAGCCAGAAGAGTTGCTAGATGAAGCAAAACATCGAACATTATTTCATTTTGAATCGGAAGACCTAGATATTTATGAAGAACAAGAAGATGGCCAGAACTAGACACTGGTAAAAACTCAGTTGCCCCCTGAACAGCTCCAAAAATAATCGCTTTTAAATAATTAAGTAACATATATGGGATATCACATTTTAATTTTACCTCTCGCCGCTGGTTTTGTAGCTCAGGTGATAAAATTCTTTATTAAGTCCAATAAACAAAAAGTTAAACTAAGAAATATGGTTGCTTATTCCGGGATGCCTTCTGGCCATAGTGCTATTACTATATCATTAGTTACTATTGTTGGATTAGAGGCAGGACTGGCTTCGCCCTTTTTTGCAATCAGCGTAATTCTTGCCTTAATAGTAATCCGAGACGCGCTTGGAATAAGAAAATATCTCGGTCAACATGGTCGTGTTCTTAACATCTTAGTAAAAGATCTCGAAGATGACAAGTTAGTAGACGAACAATACCCTCACCTTCTAGAAAATATCGGCCATACTCCAATGCAAGTATTAGCTGGTTCAATATTAGGATTTACTGTTAGCTATATTGGTTTTTTACTTTTCTAAAATTTTAAAATAAAAAACACTCTTACATGTCGAGTGTTTTTTTTGTTGTCTAGAAAGTACATGGGAAAGTAAAGGGGAAAGTGCAGGTGACAATACAACCATTATTAACTGTCCCGTCGCAATCATTATCAAGTGTATCAGTACAATTTTCAGGGATAGCAGTAACTTCACCGAGGCAAATACCCCAAGCTCCGAATGCATCACAAGTCTGTAAACCGAAGGAGCATTCACCTACATTCGATACTCCACAACTTTGAGTAGTCGTTGGGACACAAACACCACAATCTGGATCACTAACATCTGGGTTGCCATCGCAATCACCATCTAGACCATCAAAACAATCTGGTTCAGCAATTCCAGGATGCCATGGATTAATCCCAACTGCATCAGCACAATCACAAGTTGAATACATATTAGCTAGAGTAGACATAGTATCAGTATTAGAACATGTTCCACTTATATTCATTCCAAAAACTGAAGCTGGGACAAGTGAGCACGCGCAATAATCATCACCATCTGCGTCACATCCCTCATCAATAGGAGGGATACCAGAACAATTATTATTTATTCCATCACAAATTTCAGTAGCCCCTGGATTTATTCCAGCGTTACCGACTCCATCTTCACAATCACAACTTGTTCCCCTGGTCGATGCATCGGTATTGTCAGTATTTGTACAAGTAGATAAAAATGTTCCATCGACAAAAGTCTGGCCACAGTCACAGTAATTATCATTATCCACATCGCAATTTTCATCTATTCCGCCCAGACAATTATTATCTATCGCATCACAAATCTCAGTTTCTCCTGGATTTATATCAAAACCTAGAACAGGGATATCATTACAATCTATAGGGAGAGTGTCTCCCAAAATAGGTCCATCACAATTATCATAACCATCTCCATCATTATCCACGCAAATTGACGCACAAGCTAAATCTCCTCCAACACAATCTTGATCAATCCCGTCGCCGCAAGTTTCAGTTGCACCAGGATGAACAGACGGTCCTATTCCTGGCGAAGGAGTATCATTACAATCGGCAAGTGGCTGCGGACAAAGAGTAGAACCAGACAATCCATAACCATCTCCGTCCATGTCAATACAAGCCTGCACACAACCAGA
It includes:
- a CDS encoding undecaprenyl-diphosphate phosphatase produces the protein MLLNYLKAIIFGAVQGATEFLPVSSSGHLLVLHKYLGLPIQNEIMFDVLLHLATLLAVIFFFWSDIKKLFSSWFKSFIGKSDEYSKLSWYILIATIPAALVGVLFKDYIEDNFRNIPVVSFMLVLIGLLFIYIEKISVKINNLNQTSLGKVFFVGLAQTVALIPGTSRSGITIIAGLLTKLKREEAIRLSFLMSIPIIAGATVLSLGDLFTSDINKNEITLLAISFLAALFSSFLAIKYFLKLASKFGLNIFAYYRFAFAFILMVLWSINRYF
- a CDS encoding divergent PAP2 family protein, whose amino-acid sequence is MGYHILILPLAAGFVAQVIKFFIKSNKQKVKLRNMVAYSGMPSGHSAITISLVTIVGLEAGLASPFFAISVILALIVIRDALGIRKYLGQHGRVLNILVKDLEDDKLVDEQYPHLLENIGHTPMQVLAGSILGFTVSYIGFLLF
- a CDS encoding putative metal-binding motif-containing protein, producing the protein MMSINFLVKKNKLLPIMLTVILFVSGVFLFQKNVNSADSDAIAMRVFPNPNHQSALTWYQAQNFSGSPQSIQVDGYEAVRDGHSVYVNVANLADTDGDGNPETLYTNIYLITYNQDADNETEDIFGNILENWKFNSNIIGSGFCINEGAKHCLYDDECSIGDHCNSLKSRVIRDTKRLSDLAALNVSLGKYYSNNNSYPALGAGTYLPGKSLSVWPSWSSTLSSVLGSSVSVDPINKIGPCGAGYAEDTCWNDVLKTFATTLPNIPANSLMYGYYSYGGGTTYDLCANFETPYTVSPPLAFFSGCVQACIDMDGDGYGLSGSTLCPQPLADCNDTPSPGIGPSVHPGATETCGDGIDQDCVGGDLACASICVDNDGDGYDNCDGPILGDTLPIDCNDIPVLGFDINPGETEICDAIDNNCLGGIDENCDVDNDNYCDCGQTFVDGTFLSTCTNTDNTDASTRGTSCDCEDGVGNAGINPGATEICDGINNNCSGIPPIDEGCDADGDDYCACSLVPASVFGMNISGTCSNTDTMSTLANMYSTCDCADAVGINPWHPGIAEPDCFDGLDGDCDGNPDVSDPDCGVCVPTTTQSCGVSNVGECSFGLQTCDAFGAWGICLGEVTAIPENCTDTLDNDCDGTVNNGCIVTCTFPFTFPCTF